One part of the Kryptolebias marmoratus isolate JLee-2015 linkage group LG2, ASM164957v2, whole genome shotgun sequence genome encodes these proteins:
- the dynll2a gene encoding dynein, light chain, LC8-type 2a, whose translation MTDRKAVIKNADMSEDMQQDAVDCATQAMEKYNIEKDIAAYIKKEFDKKYNPTWHCIVGRNFGSYVTHETKHFIYFYLGQVAILLFKSG comes from the exons ATGACCGACAGGAAGGCGGTGATCAAGAACGCAGACATGTCCGAGGACATGCAGCAGGACGCGGTGGACTGTGCCACCCAGGCCATGGAGAAGTACAACATAGAGAAGGACATCGCTGCCTACATCAAGAAG GAGTTTGACAAGAAGTACAACCCCACCTGGCACTGCATCGTGGGCAGGAACTTCGGCAGCTACGTCACCCACGAGACGAAGCACTTCATTTACTTTTACCTGGGCCAGGTGGCCATCTTGCTCTTCAAGTCCGGCTGA
- the srsf1a gene encoding serine/arginine-rich splicing factor 1A, which translates to MSGVVRGPAGNNDCRIYVGNLPPDIRTKDVEDVFYKYGTIRDIDLKNRRGGPPFAFIEFEDPRDADDAVYGRDGYDYDGYRLRVEFPRSGRGSRGGGYGGVSGAPRGRYGPPSRRSEYRVVVSGLPQSGSWQDLKDHMREAGDVCYADVYRDGTGVVEFVRKEDMTYAVRKLDNTKFRSHEGETAYIRVKLDGPRSPSYGRSRSRSRGSRSRSRSRSASRSRSNSRGRGRGSPRYSPRHSRSRSRS; encoded by the exons ATGTCGGGTGTTGTGCGAGGCCCCGCCGGGAATAACGACTGCCGAATTTACGTCGGAAACCTCCCCCCCGACATCCGCACCAAAGACGTCGAGGACGTGTTCTACAAGTACGGGACGATCCGAGACATCGACCTGAAGAATCGGAGAGGGGGCCCGCCTTTCGCCTTCATCGAGTTCGAAGACCCGAG GGACGCCGACGACGCGGTCTACGGACGCGACGGCTACGACTACGACGGCTACCGGCTGCGTGTGGAGTTCCCCCGGAGCGGCAGAGGCTCCAGAGGCGGCGGCTACGGAGGGGTCAGCGGGGCGCCCCGGGGCAGATACGGCCCCCCGTCCAGGCGCTCCGAGTACCGGGTCGTTGTTTCAG gtcTCCCTCAGAGCGGCAGCTGGCAGGACCTGAAGGACCACATGCGCGAGGCCGGCGACGTGTGCTACGCCGACGTCTACAGAGATGGAACCGGAGTCGTAGAGTTTGTTCGCAAAGAGGACATGACCTATGCCGTTCGAAAACTGGACAACACCAAATTCCGCTCGCACGAG GGAGAGACTGCTTACATTCGTGTGAAATTAGACGGTCCGCGCAGCCCAAGTTACGGAAGATCACGCTCCCGCAGCCGCGGCAGCAGGAGCCGGAGCCGGAGTCGCAGCGCCAGTCGCAGCCGAAGCAATTCCCGTGGCCGTGGCCGAGGATCGCCCCGCTACTCGCCTCGTCACAGCCGTTCTCGATCCCGCTCTTAA